A region from the Triplophysa rosa linkage group LG4, Trosa_1v2, whole genome shotgun sequence genome encodes:
- the LOC130553165 gene encoding complement C3-like, with amino-acid sequence MVKNFPTKSNDLLRKTVFLTRENNFQVLTDIKIPADEKNFQRDVEKQFVYLQAQFPTKTLEKVVMVSFQSGYIFVQTDKPIYTPDSTVKYRIFSLTPNLRISTSDISVEITNPQGITIHSETVYPERGMKPKIYPIPEIASPGIWKVVTRYSNTPQKTFTADFEVKEYVLPTIEATLSLSKSYFYVGEDRLTVDITAKYLFGQKVEGQAYVIFGIMDEERKLSIPDSLQRVPIVKGKGSATLTRKMILETFPNIDELVGKSIFVSVSVLTETGSEMVEAQKRGIQIVTSPYTIHFKRTPQFFKPGMPFDVSVYVTNPDQTPSENVLLEVNPGGFRRQTKANGIAKIPVEVKGDASTLDITVETKDPQLEDKQQAVKKMTAHAYKPQGNSKNYLHIGIDAAELEIGDERKVSLNIPTGSMVTNHDYTYMIISKGQIVSVGREKRLGRSLIIVPLTVTKDMVPSFRIVAYYHVGSDEVVSDSVWVDVKDTCMGTLKIQLKDDNYEQNYRSPHDAVNMQITGDPRAKVGLVVVDKAVHVLNKNRLTQSKIWDVIEKHDTGCTAGSGRDRMGVFYDAGLMFESSTAGGTNTRTMLDCPAAPQRRRRAGDLLQVTTTLSGKYSGDVKKCCVDGMRDNKLGYTCERRATYIDDGQECVQAFLHCCNEMKNSRQKFGEAEMVLARSDEDDDYLTDSDDIVSRSVFPESWFWDEVDVPQCGSKTCVTPEKTMYLKDSITTWQILAISVSDTHGICVADPLEMVVFKKFFIDLKVPYSAVRNEQLEVKAIIHNYTPQHMKKVRVEFVETVGVCSAASKKGKYKTTVEVQPFSSRSVSYVIIPMMLSGENNIYMIEVKAAAFDFTDGVKKELKVVSEGVLRNETVKNIELNPAETGGEQRVQIRADKPSDWIPDTPAKVFVSVSGDDITQTVDQAISGDFMGRLIYQPGGCGEQNVMHMTLPLIATHYLDSTNQWDKVGPERRTEAIQHINTGYQKQLSYRKPDDGSFGAWSHSKSGTWLTAYVAKVFAMATDYIAVNEDVLCSALKWLVLNKQLPDGSFKDDQPIFTINMGGDVRGKDGEASLTAFVLIAMQEGSEICARSVGSMLNSMRKAEGYLEGKLQKLTNPYAVAMTSYAMANANKLNKDVLMKHSTKQEAGTAWIVLGQHYHSLEATAYAVLALVKAKEYVKAGEAVHWLARQQSNYGGYATTQATIMVFQAIAEYRTQARKTQDFRLDVELSLAERSNSIKWSFNQHNVHVTRSDKTDLNKDFNITAKGTGTATLSVLRLYYAKPADNVNNCNQFDLTVKIAQDHEVSYVGALESYTLTLEFFYQRDTDATMSILDVGLLTGFIADERDLTELVLSKDRVIQKFELDKKLSERGSLIIYLNKVSHKEIERIVFRMHKINQVGLLQPAGVTVYQYYEPGERLTHTERDRECSLLLNSCVFSDKRCTKYYHPGRQDGTLLRLCQGDVCQCAEENCSYQKKHNVDEETRWEKACEAGMDYVYKVKVERMDLAVHADVYIMKVLNVLKEGTDAGVEGGERIFMSHPNCRETLGLQKDKTYLIMGKFIDIPIIGNSRQYVLGEHTWIEYWPTREESQTPEYSQKYIGLSKLGHDLFNTGCTT; translated from the exons ATGGTGAAAAACTTCCCAACCAAAAGCAATGATCTGCTGCGTAAAACTGTGTTCCTGACCAGGGAAAATAACTTCCAGGTCCTTACAGACATAAAG ATTCCTGCCGACGAAAAGAATTTCCAGAGAGATGTGGAGAAGCAGTTTGTGTATTTACAGGCTCAATTTCCTACTAAAACCCTGGAGAAAGTGGTCATGGTGTCATTCCAGTCTGGATATATATTTGTACAGACAGACAAACCCATCTACACACCCGACAGCACAG TTAAATACAGGATTTTCTCTCTGACTCCAAACCTGCGTATCAGCACGTCTGACATCTCAGTGGAAATCACG AATCCACAAGGTATCACCATTCATTCAGAGACGGTTTATCCAGAGCGAGGAATGAAGCCTAAAATATACCCAATCCCCGAGATTGCCAG tcCTGGAATCTGGAAGGTGGTCACACGGTACTCAAACACCCCACAGAAGACCTTCACTGCAGACTTTGAGGTCAAAGAATACG TGCTTCCAACTATCGAAGCCACATTATCACTCAGCAAATCGTACTTCTATGTGGGCGAAGACCGTCTAACAGTCGACATTACTGCCAA gtACCTGTTTGGGCAGAAGGTAGAGGGACAAGCGTATGTGATATTTGGCATCATGGACGAAGAGAGAAAGTTGAGCATCCCTGACTCACTGCAGAGGGTTCCG ATAGTTAAAGGTAAAGGAAGCGCTACTCTGACCAGGAAAATGATTCTTGAAACCTTTCCAAACATCGACGAGCTGGTTGGGAAATCAATCTTTGTTTCGGTCAGCGTTTTAACAGAGACCG gcagtGAAATGGTGGAAGCACAAAAGAGAGGCATTCAGATTGTGACGTCACCGTACACCATCCACTTCAAGAGAACACCTCAATTCTTCAAACCTGGAATGCCCTTTGACGTCTCG GTTTACGTGACAAATCCTGACCAGACGCCTTCTGAAAATGTGCTATTGGAGGTCAACCCTGGAGGATTCAGACGTCAAACAAAAGCCAATGGCATTGCGAAGATCCCCGTAGAGGTTAAGGGAGATGCTTCGACACTGGACATCACA GTGGAGACCAAAGATCCACAATTAGAAGATAAACAGCAGGCGGTGAAAAAGATGACGGCTCACGCCTACAAACCCCAAGGCAACTCTAAAAACTACCTGCACATCGGCATTGATGCTGCCGAGTTGGAGATCGGTGATGAAAGGAAAGTCAGTCTGAACATACCAACAGGTTCAATGGTCACAAATCACGATTACACGTACATG ATCATCAGTAAGGGGCAGATTGTGAGCGTAGGAAGAGAGAAGAGACTAGGACGGTCTCTAATCATTGTGCCTCTAACTGTGACCAAAGACATGGTTCCGTCTTTTCGCATAGTGGCTTATTATCACGTGGGATCGGATGAGGTGGTGTCCGACTCCGTCTGGGTTGATGTGAAGGACACGTGCATGGGAACA CTTAAAATTCAGCTGAAAGACGACAATTACGAACAGAATTATAGAAGTCCACATGACGCGGTCAACATGCAAATAACTGGAGATCCCAGAGCTAAAGTTGGGCTGGTGGTGGTTGACAAGGCTGTGCATGTCCTCAACAAGAACAGACTCACACAGTCGAAG ATCTGGGACGTGATCGAGAAACATGACACAGGTTGTACAGCGGGCAGTGGAAGAGACAGAATGGGGGTTTTCTATGACGCTGGTCTGATGTTTGAGTCCAGCACCGCTGGAGGAACCAACACCAGAACAA TGCTTGATTGTCCCGCTGCTCCACAGAGAAGACGGAGAGCTGGGGATCTTTTGCAGGTCACCACTACACTGT CTGGTAAATACTCTGGCGATGTGAAGAAGTGCTGTGTCGATGGAATGAGAGACAATAAACTCGGCTACACCTGTGAACGAAGAGCCACGTACATTGATGACGGACAGGAGTGTGTCCAGGCCTTCTTACACTGCTGCAATGAGATGAAAAATAGCAGACAGAAGTTTGGAGAGGCAGAGATGGTTCTGGCTCGCA gtgatgaagatgatgattaTTTGACCGATTCTGATGACATTGTTTCACGGTCAGTCTTTCCTGAGAGCTGGTTTTGGGATGAGGTGGATGTGCCACAATGTGGAAGTAAAACCTG CGTAACACCAGAAAAGACCATGTATCTGAAAGACTCCATCACTACCTGGCAAATCTTAGCCATCAGCGTGTCAGACACGCACG GTATCTGTGTGGCAGATCCTCTGGAGATGGTGGTTTTTAAGAAGTTTTTCATCGACCTCAAGGTGCCCTACTCAGCCGTTCGCAACGAGCAGCTGGAAGTCAAAGCCATCATTCACAATTACACCCCTCAGCACATGAAG AAAGTGCGTGTGGAGTTTGTGGAGACAGTAGGCGTTTGCAGTGCTGCCAGTAAGAAGGGTAAATACAAAACCACGGTCGAAGTCCAACCCTTTTCTAGCAGATCGGTTTCATATGTGATCATTCCCATGATGTTGAGTGGCGAGAACAACATTTACATGATCGAGGTGAAGGCTGCCGCATTCGACTTTACAGATGGAGTGAAAAAAGAACTGAAGGTGGTG TCTGAAGGTGTGCTACGCAATGAAACAGTGAAAAATATTGAGCTCAATCCCGCCGAGACGG GTGGAGAACAGCGCGTACAAATTAGAGCTGACAAGCCGTCCGATTGGATTCCAGACACACCTGCTAAAGTGTTCGTCTCAGTATCTG GGGATGACATCACTCAGACGGTTGACCAGGCCATCAGTGGAGATTTCATGGGTCGACTCATTTACCAGCCCGGCGGGTGCGGAGAGCAAAACGTCATGCACATGACTCTACCTCTCATTGCCACTCATTATCTGGACAGCACCAATCAGTGGGACAAGGTCGGCCCGGAGCGCCGCACAGAAGCCATTCAACACATCAACACAG GTTATCAGAAGCAGTTAAGTTACCGTAAACCTGATGATGGGTCATTTGGTGCCTGGTCACATTCAAAGAGCGGCACATG GTTGACGGCATATGTGGCTAAGGTTTTTGCTATGGCCACAGACTATATTGCTGTAAATGAAGATGTGCTCTGCAGCGCCCTCAAGTGGCTGGTGCTCAACAAACAACTGCCAGACGGATCTTTCAAAGACGATCAGCCTATATTCACAATAAACATGGGC GGTGATGTACGTGGGAAAGATGGAGAAGCTTCTCTGACTGCGTTTGTTCTGATCGCCATGCAGGAGGGCAGCGAGATTTGTGCCAGATCAGTTGGT AGTATGCTTAACAGTATGAGAAAGGCTGAAGGCTATCTGGAAGGTAAACTTCAGAAACTGACCAATCCTTACGCTGTTGCTATGACGTCCTACGCTATGGCCAACGCCAACAAACTCAATAAAGATGTGTTGATGAAGCACTCCACTAAACAGGAAG CCGGCACTGCTTGGATTGTCCTGGGACAACATTATCACTCTCTGGAGGCCACAGCCTATGCCGTGCTGGCCCTCGTGAAAGCAAAAGAATACGTCAAAGCAGGAGAAGCCGTGCACTGGCTGGCCAGACAACAATCTAACTATGGCGGTTATGCAACCACACAG GCGACCATCATGGTGTTCCAGGCGATAGCCGAATACCGTACACAAGCGAGGAAAACCCAAGATTTCAGACTGGACGTGGAGCTGTCTTTGGCTGAAAGAAGCAACTCGATCAAATGGAGTTTCAATCAACACAATGTGCATGTGACGCGGTCGGACAAG ACTGATCTCAACAAGGACTTCAACATAACGGCTAAAGGAACTGGAACAGCCACTCTCTCA GTGCTCAGGCTGTACTACGCCAAACCCGCTGACAATGTTAACAACTGTAACCAGTTTGATCTAACTGTTAAAATCGCACAAGATCATGAAG TAAGTTACGTTGGAGCCCTTGAAAGTTACACACTTACTTTGGAATTCTT CTACCAAAGGGATACAGATGCCACCATGAGTATTCTGGATGTGGGTTTACTGACAGGGTTCATAGCGGATGAAAGAGATCTCACAGAG TTAGTCTTAAGTAAGGACAGAGTCATTCAAAAATTTGAGCTGGACAAGAAGCTCTCAGAACGAGGATCTCTCATCATCTACTTGAATAAG GTTTCTCATAAAGAAATCGAAAGAATTGTCTTCAGAATGCACAAGATTAATCAAGTAGGTTTGCTGCAGCCTGCTGGAGTCACCGTCTATCAATATTACGAACCAGGTGAGAGATTGAcccacacagagagagacagagagtgtTCTCTTTTATTGAACTCTTGTGTTTTCTCAGACAAACGCTGTACAAAGTACTACCACCCTGGAAGACAAGATGGCACTCTACTCAGACTGTGTCAGGGAGATGTATGCCAGTGTGCTGAAG aaaactGCAGTTACCAGAAAAAACATAATGTTGACGAAGAGACTCGATGGGAAAAAGCTTGTGAAGCTGGCATGGATTATG TTTATAAAGTCAAAGTGGAGCGTATGGATCTGGCAGTACACGCGGACGTCTATATAATGAAAGTGCTGAATGTCCTAAAAGAAG GCACTGATGCGGGTGTTGAAGGGGGTGAGAGAATCTTTATGAGTCATCCTAACTGTAGAGAAACGTTGGGACTGCAAAAAGACAAGACATATCTCATCATGGGCAAATTCATAGATATACCGATCATAGGGAACAG CCGGCAGTACGTCTTGGGTGAGCACACCTGGATCGAGTACTGGCCCACAAGAGAGGAGAGCCAAACTCCAGAATACAGTCAAAAATACATTGGACTCTCTAAACTAGGCCATGACCTTTTCAATACAGGATGTACTACATAA